GCAGGCGATCAGATCTAGCTCCGGCTTCCACTGAGTGATGCATCCCAAGTGCGTGCAAATAGCCGACACTGCGGAAAAGCCCATGGCCGTGCTTACGATGTAGACCTGCTGGTCGGCAATGTAGGTCACCGAGTTCACGGCAAAGTTGTCCGGCGTTCCGATTCTGAAGCTGGTCGGAGGCTCGAAGAGCACATTGGGGGAGAGGTACCGGATCGTGACCACAACGCTGCCCACAGCAGCGATGCCGAGGGCAGCGGCCGCGATCTCGTTCAAGAAGTCCCGGCGGTCGATCCCCGTGCTGCTTTCCCCGGCCTGCGACCCCATCGTGGTCGAAGCTGCATCGTTCTCAGC
This portion of the Terriglobia bacterium genome encodes:
- a CDS encoding ubiquinol-cytochrome c reductase iron-sulfur subunit, with translation MAENDAASTTMGSQAGESSTGIDRRDFLNEIAAAALGIAAVGSVVVTIRYLSPNVLFEPPTSFRIGTPDNFAVNSVTYIADQQVYIVSTAMGFSAVSAICTHLGCITQWKPELDLIACPCHGSRFNKYGRVANGPAPRPLPHFAMRLMPDGNLLVDKLETVPESRILKV